AAGAAAAAGCATTAAGAAATGATATTTCCTGTAACTTCGTGTGCAGTAACAAATAATTGAGTGATTTATTATCAGAAAGTGAAAATAGAATGAGTTTATTTCTTCTATTTAATTAATGTTAAAAAGACTTAAAGTTCCAATTCCAGTTTTCTGTGAACTCACGAGGCTAGGGTAGCCTATTTCCTGAAAAGTTGCAACCCAGTAATGAAAGAGATGGTTTCCTATTTTTGGCACGGACAAATTTCAGTTTCAGCTCAAGTATGCTTTGTCATTATATTGAATACTCATAAGAATAGGGACAGATTGAGAGGGGACCATCACTGGAATAATTATTAAGCTGATAATCACAAAACAACGCTTGTGCTGTGTCCTTTGAGGACCCTTTCTTGTGTATAGTTTCCTCCTAAATGCCAACACGCTTCCAGTTTCCACAACATACAGGAACCATAACTCAACCCCAGATGTGATGTGGATTAGCTCTTGGAAGTTGATCTATAACTTGTTCATGGGAGTAATGGCTCCATTTGATCGCATGTCTTCCTTTGAAGAAGTCCTGAGGGTCTTCGTCGGTGAACCCATTTCTGAACTTTGGGAGCCAATTGGATTTAGCATGGTAAGTTTTGGGTGAGAGTCGAGTAGGGCGCACAGGCCTCTGGCCATTTAGCTTTAGCCCAAATCCAACGGCTCAGATATCCCTTCCGTTTCATTTGCTGCCGAAAAATGTTTTGAGCTCGACTATGCAACAGTTTCGGattcataatttataatttcaataatatttttttagaattactatcaaatatttaaattttcaaggGTTGATttctattttgaaattatttaattaaaatattttatattttaataaaaaataaaaaaaaaagaaaagaggaaagagAACATCTTGCCTTTTATGGTTCAAATTTTAAATGTGAAAATAGATAtacataaaaagaaaatgagggaTGGGATTAAGTTAACTACATCCATCAATTATAATATTACTTAATCCACAATCTAACTTAACAATAATTAGTTTCTTATTTTAAAGGTGGATTATTTCATGTGTGTAAGAATTCCTTTTTCATATCAGAATTAAAATGGGAAATGTGTTCTACTCTGTTTTttgtactttattttttttatctcatattttttaaaaaagataaaaaaaaaaaaaattagagagaTGTATGTTGTAAGAGAAGAACTTACCATTTTCACTCAATTTGAAATGAAATGAAAACTGAGTTCCAATCCAATAATATAATAAGAAACTATGAGTAACAAGTTTGGGAGCACCCAGAGTTCCTCCAAACCCTTCAGCAAATCGCCATTTCATTTTCCCAACTAATTAAGCTGCCAATTTCATGCCATTGCTAAGACGATCGAACAGCTTCAGTACTGAAGCAGTAGGAGGAACTCAAGGTGACCCCAAACACTCGTATGAAGAGCCAGCTAGGGAAAACCCACTCAGTACGTTTCCctctatatataatatattttgaattCTGGCTGTTTTCGAATGACATGTCCCTGTGCTATTGCAGGGTTTGTTTTGTTGAACTTGGCCGTAATTGCGGCTTGTTTCTTGGACGCTTTGAACTTGGaccttttcatttttctttttttctggcTTCAAAGCTTCTCGTACCATTTGCCGAGGAATCTTATCCTCCAGCGGAGACTCTCAGAGACTGTACTTTTTGCGAACTTGAGAACTCAAAAGCTAGCcacttctttctcttctttgtaCTGTTCGCTTTGCCTGTTGCTTAATGCACATCTGCAACGTTCCTTAATTTTGTGGGGCTCACCTCAACAACGGCCCAGATGCCATTTCGTAATATTTATTGTTTCAATTGAAGGGTTTGTTTACGTAGGTCCAGTGCAATTTCCAACAAGACGCCAAGGGCCAGGTCCCCTCGTCACTAATGCTAAAAGCCTACCTTTCGTCTTATTTTGCTTGGTGTATTTTTCGTCTTACTTTATGATAACTACTGTGTTTTAAATAACTAGATTATGACCAAGCTCACTttgaaaaattatgaaacagCTCGATTCAAACTGatccaaataatttttagatttatttttcaCTTGATCTAAAATGGttaatttaagttatttaatagaTTCGTACtatctattatatataattcaaaattaacaTATTTTGTTGACATAAAAAATTATCGTATTCCGCCGATGTAGAATTAAATCCCAAGTAGATAGTTAACCGTTATACTCGGTCCTGCTAAATTTGCGACGTtatcgtcgcaactgaatcgaaTACAATTGCTAAATTAGAACCAGACCatcgggtattgtggttcgctagtttCTCGAGCGACTCCACCTCGTCTAATACGGGTAGCCGTTTCCTCACAGGTCCACTAGCTCCCCACAATTTTTCTGATCCAGggtggctctaataccaattgaaacagtccgataacttttggatccacttttcacttgatccaaaatggttaacccaagttatttaatagtttcgtgCTGACTATTATATACGATTCGGAATTGTCGTATTCCGTTGATGTGGAAAATTGACGTATTCCACGGATGTGAGATTAAATCCCAAGCAGGCAACTGACCGTTACACAGTAACCCATCAAAACCTAATATACAGATGTGTTCTTCGGTACGCAGCCCTGACCTTAGTCGAACAGGCCGGATAGAGTAGGTCTCAGGCCTGTTCTAATCTAACCCACATATAATCGCTTCTTTTTCATAGATTctatgataaataaataaaagtagggCTCAGGCCTGTTCTTCGAATCATATATTTAGATGTCAACTTTACGAAAGAGTATTTTTTACTGAAAAACTAATCTAACCCTTGAAAAATTTAAGGCATAACGCTAACCTCGAAAAAGAACTCAGTGCTCCAAAAGGCCAAAGGAAAACAAAGCTAAggcaaaatcaaaataaaagtgaGACTTATCACTAAACTCCATGAACAAGCACACGAATGACAGAATAcaaataaaggaaaaatatgACTTAAAGGGCAATACGAGTTGAGATAAAGGGctgtatgaaaattaaatgactcAGCCAGCTAAAAGGCAATACGAGCTAAGATAAAGGGctgaaagaaaatta
The sequence above is a segment of the Manihot esculenta cultivar AM560-2 chromosome 5, M.esculenta_v8, whole genome shotgun sequence genome. Coding sequences within it:
- the LOC122723731 gene encoding uncharacterized protein LOC122723731 encodes the protein MPLLRRSNSFSTEAVGGTQGDPKHSYEEPARENPLRFVLLNLAVIAACFLDALNLDLFIFLFFWLQSFSYHLPRNLILQRRLSETVLFANLRTQKLATSFSSLYCSLCLLLNAHLQRSLILWGSPQQRPRCHFVIFIVSIEGFVYVGPVQFPTRRQGPGPLVTNAKSLPFVLFCLVYFSSYFMITTVF